In Carassius carassius chromosome 46, fCarCar2.1, whole genome shotgun sequence, the following proteins share a genomic window:
- the LOC132129630 gene encoding CXXC-type zinc finger protein 4-like isoform X2: MANMSSSVCMETPHTHGHAHGHTHNYNPTPGRDFPLQIDSCMNPVLDYSAQMERYRSFATFYKNSTAAVAAAAAAPFPQTAKIGRIATPLFPSARLSAMPPWPCDNAMLWGRKPTAVNVNGPHTHRTGMSRAEQVNVHMSAKHIPQDSALQMGADNFLSPIASEQCRGLPVTGAECMNRLKCPSSVPPSGAGETDRGGTFGGMTPLGGLSLPPGVIVMTTLHSGAGSSGVTMSDSAFQIANVAADCQHSGSSCSGSPAALNGNVNGSCSSNGSGAAKRKRKRCGVCAPCRRLINCGVCSSCRNRKTGHQICKFRKCEELKKKPGSTMERAPSAGAADTFRWFF, translated from the exons ATGGCGAACATGAGCAGTAGTGTGTGCATGGAAACCCCACACACTCATGGCCACGCCCACGGCCACACCCACAACTACAACCCCACCCCTGGGCGGGACTTTCCTCTGCAGATCGACTCGTGCATGAACCCAGTGTTGGACTACAGCGCGCAGATGGAGCGCTACCGCTCGTTCGCCACCTTCTATAAGAACAGCACAGCTGCCGTGGCCGCAGCTGCCGCGGCCCCATTTCCCCAGACCGCCAAAATCGGCCGAATTGCCACACCCCTCTTCCCCTCGGCACGCCTATCGGCAATGCCGCCCTGGCCCTGCGACAACGCCATGCTATGGGGGCGAAAGCCCACCGCGGTTAATGTTAACGGACCTCACACACATCGGACTGGTATGTCGAGGGCGGAGCAGGTGAATGTGCACATGTCCGCCAAACACATTCCACAAGACTCCGCCCTCCAGATGGGCGCTGACAACTTCCTGTCGCCTATAGCCTCGGAGCAATGCCGCGGTCTTCCCGTAACGGGCGCCGAGTGCATGAACCGACTGAAGTGCCCATCATCTGTGCCGCCTAGCGGAGCCGGAGAGACGGACCGTGGCGGGACATTCGGAGGGATGACCCCATTGGGGGGTCTGTCGCTGCCACCGGGGGTCATCGTCATGACGACGCTTCACTCTGGTGCAGGGTCGTCAGGGGTCACGATGTCAGACAGCGCGTTTCAGATTGCTAACGTGGCGGCGGACTGCCAGCACAGCGGCTCGTCCTGCTCCGGCTCGCCCGCCGCTCTTAACGGAAACGTCAATGGCAGCTGCAGCAGCAACGGTAGCGGAGCGGCTAAGCGCAAGCGTAAGCGCTGCGGCGTGTGCGCCCCCTGCAGGAGGCTCATTAACTGCGGCGTGTGCAGCTCCTGTCGAAACAGAAAGACGGGTCATCAGATCTGCAAGTTCAGAAAGTGCGAAGAACTCAAGAAGAAACCAGGCAGCACGATGGAG AGAGCACCATCAGCAGGAGCCGCAGACACCTTCCGCTGGTTCTTCTGA
- the LOC132129666 gene encoding nephronectin → MMHATLFLSLVCVRAAAGSSTLSSSGPLLLSDGLCQYGWMRTLKGQCRPMCESGCKHGECFGPDQCRCHPGYTGKTCNQDVNECAFRPCKYRCMNTPGSYKCYCLNGYMMMADGTCRNARTCAMANCQYGCAVMKGKVRCQCPSPGLRLAPDGRTCVDVDECVTGQASCPRFRKCVNTFGSYVCRCHEGFELQHINGKYHCTDKKFLSICYDKPGHKRCKCTASVNGKGYDCKSVGKVTIEPPRPVTVSPTNISTATTPMTTTATTTTTATPSTTVTIATSVPTSTALTTVTPTTVAITITASTTTAFTTVATTTSPTTTSTSPASTTTDRFPMTTSVKTTTLDNRIHRENTAKPRGDVHIPRYENNLFDWDFDVELGNTTEFVHDDPAAAVVSCSFDDGLCVWMTDSEGDLKWEIKDDPAGGRYLSVPDAPNRRRVKGARLTVPLAPLTKAWQGGDLCLSFKYRLHGHHIGSLQVFVRKGRSHNPSIWTRTGGYGWRHAHVTLWGRGLVDIVLKAERRRGKHGEISVDDFSLRRGACSDGQDRTE, encoded by the exons ATGATGCACGCGACGCTGTTCCTGTCTCTCGTTTGTGTTCGCGCGGCTGCGGGTTCGAGCACACTCAG CTCATCTGGACCGCTGCTTCTGTCTGATGGATTGTGTCAGTATGGATGGATGAGAACTTTAAAGGGTCAATGCAGAC CCATGTGTGAGTCGGGCTGTAAACACGGTGAGTGTTTTGGACCGGATCAGTGCCGCTGTCATCCAGGATATACGGGCAAGACCTGCAACCAAG atgtgAACGAGTGTGCATTTAGGCCGTGTAAGTACAGGTGTATGAACACACCGGGCAGCTACAAATGCTACTGTCTCAACGGTTACATGATGATGGCTGACGGCACGTGTCGCA atgctcgTACGTGTGCGATGGCTAACTGTCAGTATGGCTGTGCGGTGATGAAAGGCAAGGTCAGATGTCAATGTCCGTCTCCAGGACTGCGTCTCGCTCCTGACGGCAGGACATGTGTCG ATGTGGATGAGTGTGTGACGGGTCAGGCCTCGTGTCCGAGGTTTCGTAAGTGTGTGAACACGTTCGGTAGCTACGTCTGCAGGTGCCATGAAGGCTTTGAGCTGCAGCACATCAACGGAAAATACCACTGCACAG atAAAAAGTTTTTGTCTATTTGCTATGACAAGCCCGGACACAAGAGATGCAAGTGCACAGCGAGCGTTAATGGAAAGGGTTACGACTGCAAAT ctgttGGTAAAGTCACCATTGAGCCTCCAAGACCAGTCACAGTCAGCCCCACAAACATCTCCACGGCAACAACTCCCATGACAACTACAGCAACGACAACAACTACAGCCACTCCCAGCACTACCGTTACCATAGCAACCTCTGTTCCGACAAGCACTGCCTTGACGACAGTAACACCAAcgactgttgctataacaataaCAGCGTCAACTACAACAGCCTTCACAACTGTTGCTACGACAACTAGTCCAACTACAACGTCCACATCACCGGCATCAACAACTACAGACAGGTTTCCAATGACAACCAGCGTCAAAACAACAACACTAGACAACCGCATTCACAGAGAGAATACAGCGAAGCCACGAGGAGATGTACACA TTCCTCGTTACGAGAACAATCTGTTCGACTGGGACTTTGATGTTGAGCTGGGAAACACAACGGAGTTTGTGCACGATGATCCAG ccGCTGCTGTTGTCAGCTGCTCATTTGATGACGGTCTCTGTGTTTGGATGACGGACTCAGAAGGAGATCTGAAATGGGAAATCAAAGATGATCCAGCCG GTGGGCGGTACCTGTCAGTACCTGATGCTCCGAACAGACGGAGAGTCAAAGGGGCGAGGCTTACGGTGCCGCTGGCTCCTCTCACAAAGGCGTGGCAGGGCGGCGACCTCTGCCTGTCATTTAAATACCGTCTCCATGGACACCACATCGGCTCTCTGCAGGTGTTTGTCAGAAAGGGGCGGAGTCACAACCCATCCATCTGGACCAGGACTGGAGGATATGGCTGGAGACACGCCCACGTCACTCTttgggggcgtggccttgttgat ATTGTGCTGAAGGCAGAGAGACGGCGAGGGAAACATGGAGAAATCTCTGTGGATGATTTTAGTCTGAGACGAGGAGCCTGCAGTgatggacaggacaggacagagtga
- the LOC132129630 gene encoding uncharacterized protein LOC132129630 isoform X1 gives MANMSSSVCMETPHTHGHAHGHTHNYNPTPGRDFPLQIDSCMNPVLDYSAQMERYRSFATFYKNSTAAVAAAAAAPFPQTAKIGRIATPLFPSARLSAMPPWPCDNAMLWGRKPTAVNVNGPHTHRTGMSRAEQVNVHMSAKHIPQDSALQMGADNFLSPIASEQCRGLPVTGAECMNRLKCPSSVPPSGAGETDRGGTFGGMTPLGGLSLPPGVIVMTTLHSGAGSSGVTMSDSAFQIANVAADCQHSGSSCSGSPAALNGNVNGSCSSNGSGAAKRKRKRCGVCAPCRRLINCGVCSSCRNRKTGHQICKFRKCEELKKKPGSTMEVGFSHALTHMQGALLKWAV, from the coding sequence ATGGCGAACATGAGCAGTAGTGTGTGCATGGAAACCCCACACACTCATGGCCACGCCCACGGCCACACCCACAACTACAACCCCACCCCTGGGCGGGACTTTCCTCTGCAGATCGACTCGTGCATGAACCCAGTGTTGGACTACAGCGCGCAGATGGAGCGCTACCGCTCGTTCGCCACCTTCTATAAGAACAGCACAGCTGCCGTGGCCGCAGCTGCCGCGGCCCCATTTCCCCAGACCGCCAAAATCGGCCGAATTGCCACACCCCTCTTCCCCTCGGCACGCCTATCGGCAATGCCGCCCTGGCCCTGCGACAACGCCATGCTATGGGGGCGAAAGCCCACCGCGGTTAATGTTAACGGACCTCACACACATCGGACTGGTATGTCGAGGGCGGAGCAGGTGAATGTGCACATGTCCGCCAAACACATTCCACAAGACTCCGCCCTCCAGATGGGCGCTGACAACTTCCTGTCGCCTATAGCCTCGGAGCAATGCCGCGGTCTTCCCGTAACGGGCGCCGAGTGCATGAACCGACTGAAGTGCCCATCATCTGTGCCGCCTAGCGGAGCCGGAGAGACGGACCGTGGCGGGACATTCGGAGGGATGACCCCATTGGGGGGTCTGTCGCTGCCACCGGGGGTCATCGTCATGACGACGCTTCACTCTGGTGCAGGGTCGTCAGGGGTCACGATGTCAGACAGCGCGTTTCAGATTGCTAACGTGGCGGCGGACTGCCAGCACAGCGGCTCGTCCTGCTCCGGCTCGCCCGCCGCTCTTAACGGAAACGTCAATGGCAGCTGCAGCAGCAACGGTAGCGGAGCGGCTAAGCGCAAGCGTAAGCGCTGCGGCGTGTGCGCCCCCTGCAGGAGGCTCATTAACTGCGGCGTGTGCAGCTCCTGTCGAAACAGAAAGACGGGTCATCAGATCTGCAAGTTCAGAAAGTGCGAAGAACTCAAGAAGAAACCAGGCAGCACGATGGAGGTGGgattctcacacgcactcacacatatGCAGGGAGCTCTACTGAAGTGGGCTGTTTGA